One Dioscorea cayenensis subsp. rotundata cultivar TDr96_F1 chromosome 19, TDr96_F1_v2_PseudoChromosome.rev07_lg8_w22 25.fasta, whole genome shotgun sequence genomic window, TTTGACTTCCTTAAAAGGGATTTATGAATGGATATGCATCTATTGCAGAGTAGCTGTCACTTTACCAATCAATTTCAAGGGGAAGCACCCTGGAAAGCACAGCTAGTGGTACAATTATATGCAtgatttattctcttttttttccttgctgAATGTTTCTTTAAAATGATGAAGCTCCTGCTTTAAAAAGATATCTAAGAATACAATATCAACGCTGTCAGTTACTTGCTAGTTAAAAATAGGATTTGCATCTTGTTCTCTCTTCTGAGAAATGATGCCTGACATTATGGAATAAGTGTCTTTAGCTGACATTATCATTGCAGAGTTTATGtgaatttctttgattataccttctaatttttttaccaAGAGCGGAAAATAAGTACTTCAGCATTACTACATTGACCAGACCAATGAAATTCAACAATAAGACTTGCAGGCTTTGCATGTCTCATAGCTGTTACCAATGTGTGTCATTAGCTTGTTTTCAGGCCGGTAATTAAGTAACTTATGTTgttgctttctttttattttttatttttataagaaattggACAAACCACTAGTTACTATCTCAACGTATATGTGTATGTGCTAGTGTTATTGTCGATCTTTTTTAATGTGTTATCTATTTTGCAATACATTAgtgatttatccaattttttttaaaaaaacaaaatatatatgcttGTAAATACTAAATTAAGTTTTGAAACCACCTCCTCATCAACAGTATATAATAAACACTTTAAATATGATACTTGTACCAATAAAGTAATGTTTTTGACGTAAATAACCTTTTCTTTATGTTGTAGGcccttttttaataataataactactaTTGTTATCACAAGCTACTCTGTTTTTTTGCCACACAAGACCTTTCATTTTGGGGAGTGTTTTACCAATTGTGACGACTGTATGATTTCTCAAATTCATCTTAATAGGAAATACGAAAAATCTCTATGGATTTAATTCCTTGTTCTGATCATGAACatactaaacaagaaaaaactcTGCCTCtgttctaaaaaatatatatatatatattttgggaaAGTTTTTTATAAGAGCAATATATGCTTACAAATACTTGATTGACCTTTTATCAGTGCACggtttatataaaaagaaaaccttGTCACAATACATAAAAGGCACCAATATTAATTcatgatataaatttttaattttctaaaactCCAGCCACGTACATGAGCACAAGAAGAGTCAATCCTTTCTCTTCTCAAcgttctcatcatcatcatcatcatcatcatcatctgatCAATGAAAAGGATCCTTTAGATCCAAACATTTGTTCAAGAAGTACCACAACGGCCATAGCTACAGCAGACTCAAGCCCAGGCTGAACAACAAGCCGAAACACATCACCACCAAATCCAACCCCTCCAACAGCCTCTTTCCGCCGGATCTCCGCCACCAACTGCCGCCTTTCATCATAAACCATACAACTCCGCTGTGAATACGACCCTTCCACACTGTATCCTCCAACTCCCCCCACACGTGTGGCATAAACTAACACAGACTTTGACTGCAGTATGttcatttgtttcttcattgaCAGCCATGGCTTACAAGTCTCCTCCCCATTGTACACCAACCATTCATCACTCATACTTAATCTCTGTTATTAAACCAACAcagatacatatatatgttaaaaaaacgAACTTAagacttgtatatatatatttatattcatgaaTGATATAacaaaaggtatatatatatatatatatatgtgtgtgtgaaa contains:
- the LOC120249974 gene encoding protein LURP-one-related 8-like: MTKVHPNVGAQELSGEFNRQPATAETSLTVWRKSLLFNCNGFTVFDCKGNLVFRVDNYSSTCAREVVLMDAAGKPLLTIRRKRLSMSDEWLVYNGEETCKPWLSMKKQMNILQSKSVLVYATRVGGVGGYSVEGSYSQRSCMVYDERRQLVAEIRRKEAVGGVGFGGDVFRLVVQPGLESAVAMAVVVLLEQMFGSKGSFSLIR